A single region of the Gasterosteus aculeatus chromosome 1, fGasAcu3.hap1.1, whole genome shotgun sequence genome encodes:
- the lig4 gene encoding DNA ligase 4, producing MEEASSDAAARPVVAARVPFLHLCNTLEKIQKSKLRPEKSKILGDFIESWRNFHSALHKDNPKTTDSFYSAMRLIVPSFERDRVAYGIKENMLAKLYIDVLGLPKNGPEAHKLLNYRAPTTSQGEAGDFAGMAYFVLKKRCASPGTLTIKEVNDFLDSVAINNAGKQKDLVKKSLLHLITHSSALEQKWLIRMILKDMKLGISKETVLQVFHPDAADFYNVNTDLNKVCQQLHSPSVSLSEVSIGLFSAFKPMLAAVANIRNVEKQMGNGPFYIQTKLDGERIQLHKDGDVYKYFSRNAFEYTQQFGGSPLQGSLTPHIHNAFKGHVVNCILDGEMMAYNPTAETFMQKGSKFDIKRLMEDSELQTCFCVFDVLLVNERKLGGETLKQRHETLQTVFTPVKGRLHLVPKADARTMHEVVNALNDAIDGREEGIMVKDPMSLYKPDKRGEGWLKIKPEYVDGLMDELDLLIVGAYWGKGRRGGMMSHFLCAVAEAPKLGEKPSVFHTLCRIGSGYTMKELYDLGLKLAKHWRVYRKNDPPASILCGTEKPEVYIEPCNSVIIQVRAAEIVGSDMYKTNCTLRFPRIEKIRDDKEWHQCMTLAELDQFRGKASGKLASRHLRIDGDEPQKKKRKLPAKAKKAVGIIDHFKPQDLSGVTKETDMFEEVEFCILNGTADHPKAELEKGVARCGGFVVQNPGRDTWCVIAGAENVRVRNLVSSDQHDVVWASWLLDCLARKEVAPWQPRHMIHMSPSTREHFAKEYDSYGDSYVADTDEQQLREVFGRMSGADASAVASASQVEQRYGWDDLPTSMFRPCRVYMDRYAEMGKPQTALAASCLEIRALELRYHGGAVTQSLEEGVTHVVVTEETRLLGFRTLRRSFEKKFMIVRDSWVTDSIEAGRLMNEADYLV from the exons ATGGAGGAGGCGTCCAGCGATGCAGCGGCTCGGCCCGTTGTTGCTGCTCGGGTTCCTTTCCTTCACCTTTGTAACACTTTAGAGAAAATCCAGAAGTCTAAACTCCGCCCGGAGAAATCCAAGATCCTCGGGGATTTCATTGAGTCATGGAGGAACTTCCATTCGGCCCTGCACAAAGACAACCCCAAAACGACCGACTCCTTCTACTCAGCCATGCGCCTTATAGTGCCCTCCTTCGAACGAGACCGGGTTGCGTACGGCATAAAAGAGAACATGTTAGCCAAACTCTACATCGACGTGCTGGGCCTCCCAAAGAACGGCCCGGAAGCCCATAAACTGTTGAACTACCGCGCTCCGACCACGTCTCAGGGGGAAGCCGGAGACTTTGCTGGCATGGCGTACTTTGTGCTGAAGAAACGGTGCGCCAGCCCAGGGACCCTCACCATCAAGGAAGTTAACGACTTCCTGGACTCGGTGGCCATCAACAACGCGGGCAAGCAGAAGGATCTGGTGAAGAAGAGCCTGCTGCACCTCATCACCCACAGCTCGGCTCTGGAGCAGAAATGGCTCATCCGGATGATCCTGAAGGACATGAAGCTCGGGATCAGCAAGGAGACGGTGCTGCAGGTCTTCCACCCGGATGCGGCCGATTTCTACAACGTCAACACGGACTTGAACAAGGTGTGCCAGCAGCTCCACAGCCCCTCCGTGTCCTTAAGCGAAGTCTCCATCGGGCTCTTCTCCGCCTTCAAGCCCATGTTGGCGGCCGTGGCGAACATCCGCAACGTGGAGAAGCAGATGGGGAACGGCCCTTTTTACATTCAGACCAAGCTGGACGGGGAGCGCATTCAGCTGCACAAAGACGGCGACGTGTACAAGTACTTCAGCAGGAACGCCTTTGAATACACCCAGCAGTTCGGAGGATCGCCGCTGCAGGGCTCTCTGACGCCGCACATCCACAACGCGTTCAAAGGCCACGTCGTCAACTGCATCCTCGACGGGGAGATGATGGCGTACAACCCGACCGCGGAGACCTTCATGCAAAAAGGGAGCAAGTTCGACATCAAGAGGCTCATGGAGGACTCCGAGCTGCAGACGTGCTTCTGCGTCTTCGACGTTTTGCTGGTCAATGAACGGAAGCTCGGCGGGGAGACCCTGAAGCAGCGCCACGAGACCCTTCAGACGGTCTTCACGCCGGTCAAGGGGCGGCTGCACCTGGTGCCGAAGGCCGACGCCCGGACCATGCACGAGGTGGTGAACGCGCTGAACGACGCCATTGacggcagggaggaggggatcATGGTGAAGGATCCCATGTCTCTCTACAAGCCGgacaagaggggggaggggtggctgAAAATAAAGCCCGAGTACGTGGACGGCCTGATGGATGAGCTCGACCTGCTGATCGTCGGCGCCTACTGGGGCAAAGGAAGGCGGGGCGGTATGATGTCCCACTTCTTATGCGCCGTCGCCGAAGCCCCAAAGCTCGGCGAGAAGCCCTCCGTATTCCACACGCTGTGCCGCATCGGCTCGGGCTACACCATGAAGGAGCTGTACGACCTCGGCCTGAAGCTGGCCAAGCACTGGCGCGTCTACCGCAAGAACGACCCGCCGGCGTCCATCCTGTGCGGAACGGAGAAGCCGGAGGTCTACATCGAGCCCTGCAACTCGGTCATCATCCAGGTCCGGGCGGCCGAGATAGTCGGCAGCGACATGTACAAGACCAACTGCACCCTGCGCTTCCCCAGGATCGAGAAGATCCGCGACGACAAGGAGTGGCACCAGTGCATGACCCTGGCGGAGCTGGATCAGTTCCGCGGCAAGGCGTCCGGGAAGCTTGCCTCGCGGCACCTCCGCATCGACGGCGACGaaccgcagaagaagaagcgcaAGCTGCCGGCCAAAGCCAAGAAGGCGGTCGGGATCATCGACCACTTCAAGCCGCAGGACCTCTCCGGGGTCACCAAGGAGACGGACATGTTTGAGGAGGTGGAGTTCTGCATCCTGAACGGCACAGCGGATCACCCCAAGGCCGAGCTGGAGAAGGGCGTGGCCAG GTGTGGAGGTTTCGTGGTGCAGAACCCGGGTCGGGACACCTGGTGCGTGATCGCCGGCGCTGAGAACGTGCGCGTGAGGAACTTGGTCTCGTCCGACCAGCACGACGTGGTGTGGGCCTCCTGGCTGCTGGACTGCCTGGCCCGGAAGGAGGTGGCGCCGTGGCAGCCGCGCCACATGATCCACATGTCGCCCTCCACCCGGGAGCACTTTGCCAAGGAGTACGACAGCTACGGCGACAGCTACGTCGCCGACACGGACGAGCAGCAGCTGAGGGAGGTGTTCGGGCGGATGAGCGGCGCGGACGCGTCGGCGGTGGCGAGCGCCAGCCAGGTGGAGCAGCGCTACGGCTGGGACGACCTTCCCACCAGCATGTTCAGACCCTGCCGGGTCTACATGGACCGCTACGCCGAGATGGGAAAACCGCAAACCGCCTTGGCCGCCAGCTGTTTGGAGATAAGGGCTCTGGAGTTGCGCTACCACGGCGGTGCGGTGACGCAGAGTTTGGAGGAAGGAGTCACTCATGTCGTTGTCACAGAGGAGACGAGACTTCTGGGTTTCAGGACTCTGAGACGCAGCTTCGAGAAGAAGTTTATGATTGTGAGGGACTCATGGGTGACGGATTCCATTGAAGCCGGGCGCCTGATGAATGAGGCGGACTACTTGGTCTGA
- the acp2 gene encoding lysosomal acid phosphatase yields MALAALLFLFTVGSVCREAVSERKLAYVTVLFRHGDRSAIKTYPTDPHQESDWPQGFGQLSQEGMRQHYDLGRFLRNRYQGFLNKSYDRQEISVRSTDYDRTLMSAEANLAGLYPPTGDQVFRVGLKWQPIPVHTVPQAEERLLSFPLGDCPRYKQLMNETEHTDAFINVTTEYQDLIELVRNKTGLNNTTVETVWSVYDTLFCESRHNMTLPDWVTPDVMGKLQVLKDFAFQVTFGFYKLQEKSRLQGGILLGEIVKNLSKMAVPDPKQQLKMMMLSAHDTTVAALQASLDVFNGRQPPYASCQIFELHRDDNGSVSVSLFYRNSSKAEAFPQQLPGCSLDCPLDDFVRITKLSISEDREKECQLPSKGRDNEVIISLAVSSSLLLLLVVLLLGVICWQKEPIVNRGYHQVINQEAVEES; encoded by the exons ATGGCGTTAGCTGCGCTGCTCTTTCTTTTTACGGTCGGTTCTGTCTGTCGAGAAGCCGTGTCAGAAAGAAAGCTAGCATACGTGACTGTG TTGTTTCGTCATGGCGACCGGTCCGCTATTAAAACCTACCCCACCGACCCTCACCAAGAGAGCGACTGGCCACAAGGCTTTGGACAGCTGTCACAG GAGGGCATGAGGCAGCACTATGATCTGGGCCGGTTCCTCAGGAATCGTTACCAGGGGTTCCTGAACAAATCCTATGATCGACAAGAG ATCTCCGTCCGCAGCACGGACTACGACCGCACCCTGATGAGCGCCGAGGCAAACCTCGCAG GTCTCTACCCCCCGACGGGTGACCAGGTCTTCAGGGTGGGCCTGAAGTGGCAGCCGATACCTGTGCACACGGTGCCGCAGGCTGAAGAGAGG cttctctcttttcctctggGGGACTGTCCTCGCTACAAACAGCTGATGAACGAAACGGAGCACACAGACGCATTTATTAATGTCACAACAGAGTATCAG GACCTCATAGAGCTGGTCAGGAATAAAACCGGACTAAATAACACCACCGTGGAAACCGTATGGAGCGTGTATGACACACTGTTCTGTGAG tCCCGTCACAACATGACACTTCCTGACTGGGTGACTCCTGATGTGATGGGGAAGCTTCAAGTGCTCAAAGACTTTGCATTTCAG gTCACATTTGGCTTCTACAAACTGCAAGAAAAGAGCCGGCTGCAGGGAG GTATCCTGTTGGGTGAAATAGTGAAGAATCTTTCCAAGATGGCCGTCCCAGACCCAAAACAGCAGCTTAAAATGATGATGCTGTCAGCG CACGACACCACTGTAGCCGCCCTGCAGGCCAGCTTGGATGTGTTCAACGGAAGGCAGCCGCCATATGCCTCCTGTCAAATATTTGAGCTGCACCGCGACGACAACGG CTCGGTCTCTGTGTCGCTGTTTTACCGGAACAGCAGCAAAGCGGAGGCGTTCCCCCAGCAGTTACCGGGCTGCTCCCTCGACTGCCCCCTGGACGACTTTGTGAGAATAACAAAGCTCTCCATTTCGGAAGACCGCGAGAAGGAATGTCAACTGCCGTCAAAGGGGAGAGATAACG AAGTGATCATCAGTCTGGCGGTGTCcagctctctgctcctcctcctcgtcgtcctcctcctcggcgtgATTTGTTGGCAGAAGGAGCCAATCGTTAACCGGGGTTACCACCAAGTGATCAACCAGGAAGCCGTAGAGGAATCCTGA
- the LOC120825688 gene encoding insulin receptor substrate 2-like: MASPPATGGHLLRDGASGVKRCGYLRKQKHGHRRFFVLREPTERGPACLEYYESEKKWRNKSAARRLITLDSCLCVNKRADAKHKHLIALYTKDEYFAVAADSEQEQESWYAVLTDLIAEGKVYDSPASTSSLVGFEEASYGLMAPATAAYKEVWQVNLKSKGLGQIKNLTGVYRLCLSSRTISFVKLNSESAAVSLQLMNIRRCGHSDSFFFIEVGRSAVTGPGEFWMQAEDSVVAQNIHETILEAMKAMKELSEFRPRSKSQSASTNPISVPTRRNLNNLPPSQTGLVRRSRTESVAATSQGRKFTSCRIRTASEGDGSVTRPVSMSISGNTSPSSGNHLIRSNTLSSGRTCRMLDSSSSLHHSRSMPVSNSPPGTSSPVSMSPRRGGRICTPDKARRPFSCSASISGSLSDTGFMTCDDYSSSPGELRFIPLTRSDTPDSLCSTPPSRDISDPCGYMIMEGTNDGGPGAGGGEGPANHAAYRKRTHSLTTPRQQRVVAPLSSASLDEYTLMQMAQGQNSHSASPKVCYPEDYGDVEIGSSRSSSSNLADDGYMPMTPGVSAESGKTDNYMPMSPMCVSAPKQIVNPRVHPQAAAGGGFKTSSPCSSSLEDSGYMRMWCGFRSSADSPDRQGEYMNMSPGNPPPLQTPPDYYVGPLAAEPVRSAHQAGSSLATPTKLQASKIEESSQYVLMSPQSLRQRTGESDYYSVMQPSAAQSSPLSPSLPSPVRHGRAENLHYRGRLGRPNRLSLDTVRTLPSMNEHPLPGEPRSPGEYINIEFARFSVVSAESQSPSAGSTVGGPRSASLTDYMNLQLGSRSPKKTPAERLGTLPELPVCSGEDGVYRLAGEQGSQARGDEEKSDYTEMTFGMTSSPAQLVPQNTASCQSGRESRLSLEDQGVPEGIGVFLIGATSSSAVDPDCSAKVIRANPQGRRRHSSETFSSTATVTPVFPSFARGDAMKRHSSVENISSRSSEGSDEEYGSPMSRHSSAGYPNRLNYIALNLLDSRDVEKCGELAGFKPSSSCKARINGLHSSPYVCLGFKEAATTAKD, from the exons ATGGCAAGTCCTCCGGCGACGGGAGGACACCTGTTACGCGACGGGGCGAGCGGCGTGAAGAGGTGCGGATACCTGAGGAAGCAGAAACACGGACACCGGCGCTTCTTCGTGCTGCGCGAGCCCACGGAGCGCGGCCCCGCGTGCCTGGAGTACTACGAGAGCGAGAAGAAATGGAGGAACAAGTCAGCGGCGAGGCGCCTCATCACTTTGGACTCGTGCCTGTGCGTGAACAAGCGCGCCGACGCCAAACACAAGCACCTCATCGCCCTCTACACCAAGGACGAGTACTTCGCGGTGGCCGCGGACAgcgagcaggagcaggagagctGGTACGCGGTTCTGACCGACCTCATAGCCGAGGGGAAAGTGTATGACAGCCCCGCGTCCACATCCTCCCTGGTGGGCTTTGAGGAAGCCAGCTACGGGCTTATGGCCCCCGCGACGGCCGCCTATAAGGAGGTGTGGCAGGTCAACCTCAAGTCCAAAGGCCTGGGTCAGATCAAGAACCTCACCGGGGTGTACAGGCTGTGTTTGTCCAGCAGGACCATCAGCTTCGTCAAGCTGAACTCCGAGTCGGCCGCCGTCAGCCTGCAGCTCATGAACATCAGGCGATGCGGCCACTCGgacagcttcttcttcatcgAGGTGGGCCGCTCGGCGGTGACCGGGCCCGGCGAGTTCTGGATGCAGGCGGAGGACTCGGTGGTGGCGCAGAACATCCACGAGACCATCCTCGAGGCCATGAAGGCCATGAAGGAGCTGTCCGAATTCCGGCCGCGGAGCAAGAGCCAGTCCGCCAGCACCAACCCAATCTCCGTGCCCACCCGGCGCAACCTCAACAACCTCCCCCCGAGCCAGACGGGCCTGGTGAGGCGATCCAGAACGGAGAGCGTGGCGGCGACGTCCCAGGGGAGAAAGTTCACGTCCTGTCGGATCAGAACGGCGAGCGAGGGGGACGGGAGCGTGACCCGGCCCGTGTCCATGTCCATATCCGGGAACACCAGCCCGAGCTCCGGGAATCACCTCATCAGGTCCAACACCCTCAGCAGTGGGCGCACCTGCAGAATGCTCGACTCCTCCTCCAGTCTGCATCATAGCCGCTCCATGCCGGTGTCCAACTCCCCGCCGGGCACCTCAAGCCCTGTCAGCATGTCTCCCAGGCGGGGGGGCAGAATCTGCACCCCCGATAAGGCCCGGCggcccttcagctgcagcgcttCTATCTCCGGCTCCCTCAGTGACACTGGCTTCATGACGTGCGACGACTACAGCTCCAGCCCCGGGGAGCTGCGATTCATCCCCCTCACCCGCAGCGACACCCCCGACTCCCTGTGCAGCACCCCCCCGTCCCGCGACATCAGCGACCCCTGCGGCTACATGATCATGGAGGGGACAAACGACGGCGGTCCCGGGGCCGGTGGCGGCGAAGGTCCGGCGAACCACGCGGCGTACAGGAAGCGGACGCACTCCCTCACCACGCCGCGTCAGCAACGGGTGGTGGCGCCGCTGTCGTCGGCCTCCCTGGACGAGTACACGCTCATGCAGATGGCCCAAGGACAGAACTCTCACTCCGCCTCGCCCAAAGTGTGTTACCCTGAGGACTACGGAGACGTCGAAATCGGTTCGTCCAGGAGCTCCAGCAGCAACCTCGCCGATGACGGCTACATGCCGATGACGCCCGGTGTGTCGGCCGAGTCGGGCAAGACTGACAACTACATGCCCATGAGCCCCATGTGCGTCTCTGCACCAAAGCAGATCGTGAACCCGAGGGTGCACCCCCAGGCGGCTGCCGGCGGCGGCTTCAAGACCAGCTCCCCCTGCAGCAGCTCCCTGGAGGACAGCGGCTACATGAGAATGTGGTGCGGCTTCAGGTCCTCCGCTGACAGCCCGGACAGGCAAGGCGAATACATGAACATGTCGCCTGGGAACCCTCCGCCGCTGCAGACGCCCCCCGACTACTACGTGGGCCCGCTGGCGGCGGAACCGGTGAGGTCGGCCCACCAGGCCGGCTCCTCCCTCGCGACCCCTACTAAACTTCAGGCCTCCAAGATTGAGGAGAGCAGCCAGTATGTGCTGATGAGCCCGCAGAGCTTGAGGCAGAGGACGGGGGAGTCCGACTACTATTCAGTGATGCAGCCCAGCGCGGCCCAGAGCTCCCCGCTGAGCCCCTCGCTGCCCTCTCCGGTCCGACATGGTCGTGCGGAGAACCTGCACTACAGAGGGCGACTCGGTAGGCCCAACAGGCTGTCTCTGGACACCGTGAGGACCCTGCCCAGCATGAATGAGCACCCGCTGCCCGGAGAGCCCCGGAGCCCCGGGGAGTACATCAACATCGAGTTTGCCCGATTCTCCGTCGTCTCCGCGGAGAGCCAGTCGCCATCGGCGGGCTCCACCGTCGGGGGCCCCAGGAGTGCCTCTCTGACCGACTACATGAACCTGCAGCTGGGCTCGCGCTCGCCCAAGAAGACTCCCGCTGAACGCCTGGGCACGCTCCCGGAGTTACCCGTGTGCTCTGGGGAGGACGGAGTGTACCGTCTGGCCGGCGAGCAAGGCTCTCAGGCCCGTGGTGATGAGGAAAAAAGTGACTACACTGAGATGACATTTGGGATGACCAGCTCCCCTGCGCAGCTCGTTCCTCAGAACACCGCAAG CTGCCAGAGCGGCAGGGAGAGCAGGCTCTCTCTGGAGGACCAGGGAGTCCCAGAGGGCATTGGGGTCTTTCTGATCGGGGCCACCTCTTCCTCCGCCGTGGACCCCGACTGCTCCGCCAAGGTGATTCGGGCCAACCCGCAGGGACGCCGGCGCCACAGCTCCGAGACCTTCTCATCCACCGCCACCGTGACGCCGGTCTTCCCCTCCTTTGCCCGCGGCGACGCCATGAAGAGGCACAGCTCGGTGGAGAACATCTCGTCCCGGAGCAGCGAGGGCTCCGATGAGGAGTACGGCAGCCCAATGAGCCGGCATAGCTCCGCTGGCTACCCCAACAGGCTCAACTACATTGCCTTGAACCTGCTGGACAGCAGGGATGTGGAGAAATGCGGGGAACTGGCCGGCTTCAagcccagcagcagctgcaaagCGCGTATCAATGGATTACACAGCTCACCATATGTCTGTTTGGGGTTCAAGGAGGCCGCAACCACTGCCAAAG ATTGA